In Hyalangium minutum, the sequence CTCGCGCTGCTGCTGGTCGCTGGAGGTCGCCGCTCTTGGCCTCGCCGGTAACCGCCACCAGCCGCTCCCAGGCGGACTTCAGCACGATGTTCGTGCTCGAGGCGCTCGTCCATCAGGGCCTGCTCACCGCGCAGCAGGCCCAGGAGATCCTCGCGCGCGAGTCCGCCGCCCGCGCCCGCGTCCTCAAGGCCAAGGCGCAGGGCGGCTCCAAGGAGGCGGCACGCTATGACGTGTCGCCGGTGGAGCTCATCGCGGCCTTCCAGGTGCCGCTGTCCGAGGGCCGCGGCGTGCTGGACGAGGATCGGGTGACGGAGGCGGCCGCTCGCGCCGCCGGCATGCCGTACCGGAAGATCGACCCGCTCAAGCTGGACATGGCGCTGGCCACGCGTACGGTGTCCCGGCCCTTCGCGCAGAAGCACGCGCTGCTGCCGCTGGAGCGCACGCAGCAGGGGCGGCTCGTGGTGGCGGTGGCCAACCCGTTCGATCGCGAGCTGTTCGAGAACCTCTACCGGCTGGCGGGTCTGCCCATCGAGCCGGTGCTGTCGTCCAAGTCGGACATCCTCAAGTCCATCACGGAGATCTACGGTTTCAAGAAGACGCTGGCGCGCGCGGCGGATGACTTCGCCACCGGGCCGTCGGTCGCCAACTTCGAGCAGCTGGTGTCGCTCAGCGGCACGCAAGAGCTGGACGCGGGCGACAAGCCAGTGGTGCAGGCGGTGGACTACCTGCTGCGCTACGCCTTCGACAACCGCGGGTCGGATATCCACATCGAGCCCAAGCGCGCCCAGTCGCACGTGCGTCTGCGCATCGACGGCGTGCTGCACACCGTCTACACCCTGCCGGCGGGGGTCCACGCGCCCATCGTCTCGCGCGTGAAGATGCTCTCGCGCATGGACATCTCCGAGAAGCGCAAGCCGCAGGACGGCCGCATCAAGACAGAGCGCGAGGGCCGCGAAGTGGAGCTCCGCGTCTCCACGCTGCCCACTGCGTTCGGCGAGAAGGTGGTCATCCGTATCTTCGATCCGGAGACGCTGGTGCAGGACATTGCCCAGCTGGGCTTCGAGCCGGATGAGAAGGATTCATTCGAGTCCTGGATCGACCAGCCGCACGGGCTCATCCTGGTGACGGGCCCCACGGGCAGCGGCAAGACGACGACGCTGTACTCGGCGCTGAAGGCGGTGGCGGGCCCGGACGTGAACGTCACCACGATCGAGGATCCGATCGAAATGGTGTGGGAGGGCTTCAACCAGGTGCAGGTTCAGCCCAAGGTGGGCTTGGACTTCGCCGGGGCGCTGCGCCACATCCTCCGCCAGGACCCGGACGTCATCATGGTGGGCGAGATCCGTGACGCGGAGACGGCGGAGAACGCCATTCAGTCCGCGCTCACGGGCCACCTGGTGCTCTCCACGCTGCACACCAACGACGCGATCGGCGCCGTGGCGCGCATGAAGGATCTCGAGGTGCCGGCGTTCCTGCTCTCGCAGAGCCTCGTGGGGCTGATGGCCCAGCGCCTGCTGCGGCGCAACTGTGTCCATTGCGTACAGGAGACCACGCTGACGCCGGACGAGCTGACGTCGCTGATGGTGCCCATTCCGCTGCTGCCTGGAGGCGTGAGGCTGCTCAAGGGCGCGGGATGTGTGCGTTGCCGGGGCACAGGCTATTTCGGACGTACGGGAGTCTTTGAAATCGTCAGCATCAACGCGGAGCTGAAGGACCTCATCAACCGTGGTGCGACGCACTACGAGCTGGTGGAGGCGGCTCGGCGCGCAGGGATGCGCACCCTTCGGGAGGCGGGTGTGCGCAAACTCGCGCAAGGACTCACCACCTTTGAAGAGGTGATGCGAATGACGGCTGTCTGAAGTCCCGGGGGTCGGAGCCCCGGATGGCTTGTAGTAAAATGCAAGCGTATGAGCTCCGAATCCCTGGCAGCCAGCGGTCCTCAGGTTCCCGTGGTGCTGGTGAACATGCCATTCGGGCCTCTGCAGACGCCTTCGATGGGGCTGAGCCTGCTCAAGCCGGCCTTGAAGGCCGCGGGCATCGAGAGCCACGTCTTCTACTTCCACCTCCGCTTCGCCCAGCAGTTCGGCGTCAGTCTCTACACCGCCATCTCCGGGAACTACTCGGGGGTGACGGACCTCACGGGGGACTGGCTGTTCTCGCATGCGCTGTACGAGGCCAAGCCCGATGACACCCAGCGCTACCTCTCCACCGTCATGCGGCGGAGGCGCCCGGACCAGGAGCTGGGGTGGGCGGAGCTGGAGGGCTACATCGCGGAGTTGCTGATTGCTCGCGTGGGCATCTCCGCCTTCGTGGATGAGTGTGTAGAGGCCATTCTGCAGACTGGCGCGCGCGTGGTGGGCTTCACGAGCGTCTACCAGCAGAACGTGGCGGCGCTCGCGGTCGCGCAGAGGCTCAAGCGCCGGCGCCCGGAGCTCCTCACGGTGTTTGGCGGCGCGAACTTCGAGGGCATCACGGGCCGCGAGCAGTTCGAGCGCTTTCCCTTCATCGACGTCGTCTTCTCGGGCGAGTCGGAGCAGCGGTTCCCGTGGGTGGTGGAGCGCCTGCTGCGCGGCGAGCGGCTGGGCAAGCTCGTGGGCGTGCTGGCGCGAGAGCACCTCGCAGGAGGCCCCAGCTTCCCGGGGAGCGGGGACACGATGCTCCGCGAGATGGACCGGCTGCCGGTGCCAGACTTCTCGGACTTCTTCACGCAGTGGGCGGAGGCCCGGCTGGAGGGCGCTCCAAAGCCGGTGGTGCCCTTCGAGACGTCGCGGGGCTGCTGGTGGGGGCAGAAGCAGCACTGCACCTTCTGTGGCTTGAACGGCGAGTCCATGGCGTACCGGAGCAAGTCACCGGAGCGCGCCCTCTCGGAGTTCATCCAGGTGACGGAGGCGCATCCCGGCTGCCAGGTGGTGGTGGTCGATAACATCCTGGACATGAAGTACTTCAAGTCCTTCATCCCGGCGCTGGGCGCTCGCTCCAACCCGGTGGACATCTTCTACGAGGTGAAGGCCAACCTGACCCACGAGCAGGTCCGGCTGCTGCGCGCCGCGCGCGTTATGGAGCTGCAACCCGGCATCGAGAGCCTGAGCGATCAGGTGCTGCGACTCATGCGCAAGGGCGTGACGGGGATGCAGAACCTGCAGCTGATGAAGTGGTGCAAGGAGTACGGCATCAACGTGCTCTGGAGCGTGCTCTGGGGCTTCCCGGGCGAGGAGCCCGGGGAGTACGCGCGGATGACGGAGCTGGTCCCGCTGGTGACCCACCTGGCGCCACCCATCGCGGGGATCTCCATTCTCCTGGAGCGCTTCTCCCCGAACTTCAACGAGGCCCAGGCGCGAGGGTTCAAGAACGTCCGGCCCGCCCCCGCGTACTCCTTCATCTACGACTTGCCGGAGTCCGCGCTCCACAACATGGCGTACTTCTTCTCCTACGAGTACGAGGACGGCCGGAACGTCCCGTCCTACGTGCAGACGCTGAACAAGCGCATCTGGGAGTGGAAGGCCGAGTACAGCACCTCGGCCCTGTACTCGCTGGACAAGGGAGATCACCTGCGGATCGTCGACCGGAGGAAGGTGGCTCCCAGCCCCTCCCTGATTCTGCAGGGCGCCGAGCGATGGGCCCTGCTGGCCTGCGACGCGGTGACGTCCGTGCAGGCGCTGAAGGAGCGCTACCAGGAGCAGGACCCCCTGGCGCAGGGCTGGGACCCGCTGGAGACCGTGCTGGCGAGCCTCGTGGAGGCCAAGCTGGTGCTCACCGATGGCAAGCACTACCTCGGCCTGCCTGTCGCCGTGACTCAGGATCCGCTGGCCGCGCCTGTGCCATTCATGGACGCGCTGGGGGAGCCCGTTCCGTCGGCGGCGTGACCCCGGCGGCATGCGCTCGCCGAGGCCCCACCGAGCCGCGCCTTAGAAGCGCGCCTGGAGCAGCGTGTTGAAGCCGAGCGCGTGCGGCTCCTCGAAGCGCGGCTGCGCCACGCCCGTCACGTCATCCCGGAACGTCGTCCGGTTGTTGTCGTAGGTGTAATAGACCTCGCCCACCGCGGCGACCGTCTCCGACAAGTCCCACCGGAAGGTGGCCTTCGCCGACAGGATCGGCTCCGCCTTGCACGCCGCGTTGGACGCGCCGCACGTCTCCGGGAGGATGCTGAGCTGGTTCACGTCGCGCACCACCACCGTGCGCGTGCCCGTCAGGCCCGGGGGAGGGTTGTTGCCGCCGCCCAGGAACTCGGGGCTGCGGTAGGAGGCGGGCTGCTGCACGCCGACGATGAAGCCCGGCGTGAAGTGCCAGTTCGGCAGGTAGTAGTCCGCGCCGGCCGCGATGAACATCTCCGGCTTGAGCTGTGTGCCCTCGGGGAAGTCACGGAACGGCGGCAGGCCCGGCACCTCGAACTGGATGAAGGACAGGCTGCGGTACAGCCCCAGCAGGTGCATGCGCCAGTTGTTCCACTTGGCCCGCGCCTGCAGCGCCACCGCCGTGGCCCCCTGCGGCACCGTGCGCGCGAACACGTCCGGATCCTCCAGCGTCTGCGTCAGGTAGCTGCCCTCGAGCGACACGGAGTAGGAGAGCCCGCCCGGGTACGTCTCTGGCGCGAAGAAGCGCTGGTAGACGTCGGGATCGTTCCGGTACAGCCGGAAGTCCACGCTCGTGCCCACCGGCACGCCCACGTGGTACACGGCCTGCGCGGACAGGCCCGCCGAGTTCACCGGCGCCCGGATGCCCTGGTTGGCCAGGCCCGGGATGATGCCCTTCTGGAAGTAGCCGCCACCGGCCTCCAGCCGCAGCGTCTCCAGAATGTCCACGCCCGCGCCGCCCATCAGGCCGTAGAGCGTCTCCTTCTCCAAAATCAAGTCGTTGAGCACCAGCGACGTCTTGCCGCCCAGGTACGCGTACCAACGGTCCCGGGTAACCTGCAGCTTCACGCCCGGCACGCCCTCGGCCGCGGCGCGGTTGGTGAAGACGCCGCTGCCGCCCCACGAGATGCGGTACGCATACCCGAGCCGGAAGCGATCCGCGGAAACCGGGAAGCCGGTGAGCGAGATGCCCTCCTTCTCGCCCCAGCCCGGCGGGGTGTAGTTGAGCCGGATGTAGCTGGAGTTGTCACGCAAGGTGACGCCGCCCGAGGGCTGCTCCAGCACGAGGATCGTCAGCGCGGCCTCGGTGGTGAGCCCCTCGAAGAACGCGGGCATGCGCTTGTAGAGCACCAGGTTCGACAGCGTCTCGAAGCCCGAGAAGCGCGTGTTGAAGTTGTCGTAGAACTGGGTGTTCTGGTTGCCCGCGCCGAAGCGCGCGTTGGGGCTGTTGGGCGTCGTCTCGCCAGCGCCCGCCAGGACGTTGTCGTCCGCGAACACGAAGGACAGGCGGGTATCGACGAAGTCACCGGCCCAGGCGGGCACACCAAGGAGCAACAGCCCAGTCAGGGCCAGGGTAGGCAGCGTTTTCAAACTTCCCTCCAAGGACGCGGCCGGATGGCCGCGCCTCCCAAAGCCCCGTTGCCAGGGCATGCTTCAAATCAAGAGATGACTACTCAGCCGCGCACTGCTCGATGGGACGAGGGCACGCACCCTCGGGCCCCGGGAAGCAGCACACGTCGTCCACATCGCGCGGGATGACAATCCACCGCGGCCGGGCGGCGCTCACCTGGCGCAGGTGGCCGGTGACGTTGAAGGTGGCCTCGCGCAGCAGGCGGCACTGCTTGGCCTTGTCCGTGTCCGCGTCCGCCGGGTTGCAGTCCACCTGCAGATCCGGGATCGCGTCCCGGGTGACGACGTTGATGCGGGTGCGGCTGTTGAGCGCCACGTGGCACTCGCCCCGGCCCTGGAGGTCGCCATCCGCGATGAAGGCCACGTACTGCTCGGAGCCCGTCATCGTGCGCTCGGTGCGGGCGTTGGGGGCCAGCGGGAAGTCGTCGATGGTGGCCGTCACGCTCGCGTTGCCGAACTTCATGCGCACCGGCGTGTCGCACCACACGCGCACCTGAGAGGGGCCGTTGATGCCCGCGCTGATGGCCGTCGTCGTCCGCACGGAGGCGGTGGTGCTCACCTTGATGACCTGCGTCCGCTTGTCGAGCGTGCTGTCCAGCCCGGCCACGCGCGGGCCGGGGCCCGACAGCTCCACCACGAACTGGTTGAAGGCGTTGTACGTGGAGCGCTCGGAGCACACCTTGCCGGCGAACTCGCCCAGGCCCACCGTGCAGTCGATGTTGCACTGGCGCTCGGGGACGTCCGGGTCGCCCGGAGTATCCTCGGCGCAGGCGCGGTACGACGTGCCGCCCGAGCCCGGGCAGAAGAAGGGCACCGTGCCGTTGCCGTTAGCGTCGCAGTTCTTGAAGACCTCGGGGAACTTCACCCGGCGCAGCTTCACCAGCGCGGACTCCAGGCTCTCCATCTTCATGTTGCCGTAGGCGTAGCCGCACAGCGAGTCGGTGATGTACGGGTTGACCGCGTTGTCCAGGCCGCAGAAGCGCAGGTTGATCTCCGGCACCGGCACCTGCTTCAGGTACTTCTCCCACTCGGTGGGCGGCAGCTCGCGCACCCTCTCGCGGATCACCCACGCGGGGAAGGTGAGCTGCGTGGTGGCCGCGAAGTCCTGCACCGAGCCGGAGATCGTCCACAGCAGATCGCCCGGGTACAGGCCCTCGGGGAACGAGTAGTTGTAGATGTAGATGGAGCCGTAGGTCCCCGGCAGGAAGCCGTCCGGCTCGGGGGTGCGGACGTTGGAGCCCGCGCCGGTGAACTCGCGCACGCGGCATGCCGTCATGTCCGTGACGAAGAAGCCGCCGGGATCCAGGCCCGTCACCACCATGGTCATCAGCTTGCCGTCATTGGGATCCTTCTTCGACGGATCCCGCGCGTCGTAGCCGGGAGGGCAGCTCTGGACGAGCGGCGAGCCGGACTCCGGCTTACGGCCCACCGTGAGGAACTGGCCGGCGAACGGCGAGTTCCGGTTGTTGCCCGGATCCTCCGGCTCCTGGATCTTCCCGAGCGTGGGCTCCTCGAAGGCGATGGGCGCCGTCAGGCCGGTGGCGTAGCTGTACGGACCGCTGTTGGGCGGCGGCAGCAGGCTGGGATCTCCGGCCACGCCACCGTCGAAGAAGTCCACCTGGGGCGGCTCGTGCTGCACCCACGCGCGGACGTCTCCATAGAGGTGCGACACGCGGACGGTGCCGGTGCCCACGCCGTCGGTGAGCATCGTCCACCGGCGATCATAGGTACCGGTGAGATCGCCCGGGGTGACGCGGAAGGAGACAGGGCCCGTGAAGGTGTTGAGCGGCTCGCCCTTGCTGTTGAGCGCGGTGATGGCCAGCTCGAGGTCCACCGGGCCCTTGGGGATGGAGTAGGGGCAGCTGGCCGTGCCCTTCTCCGCCGCGGGGACGGCGTTTGGGTTGTTGTCGTAGCGCGCCAGGCAGGAGCCCACCAGCGTCAGCGCCGACGAGGCCCCCGTGGTCTTGTCGATGGCCTTCAGGCTCTTCACGTCCACCTTGAAGGAGCTGAGGCCCGACGGGTTGGTGTTCTCCGCGGAGATGTTGCCGTCCGCGGAGTAGCAGCCTGCGGCCCCCAGGGCCGCTACAAGGAGCCAGCGTTTCATCACTTGACCCTCCGCCCGATGCGCGCATCCTCGACCGCGTTCGCGATCGGCATGGCCGCTGGGTTCTGACAGTAGCTGCGAAGCTGCGGCGTGATCGTGCCGCAGGTGGGGTTGGTGCCCGCCAGCGCATCCCGGCAGCTGCAGCGGCCGGTGTACGGGCCCGTCGGGACGTTGCAGGTGCTCGCCAGCTGTTCGGCGGTGACACCACAGGAGTCCGCGGCGTCCGCTTTGCCCAGCGTCTGCAGGCAGGTGCAGCTGCCCACCTGCGTGTTCAGCGCGTTCTTGAACTCCTGGGCCGTCTTGCAGAAGCCCTTCGTCTGCTCGTCCACCACCCACTGGCCGTTGATCAGCGTGCCGCAGCGCTCACCCGTCTTGGACGTCTCTCGGCCCTCGTTGATGTCCTCGCAGGTGCAGAAGCCCTGCATGTAGCCGATGAGCGAGTCGCGCAGGGAGATGCCCGTCTCGATGCGGGTGGTGTTGCGCTTGAGCACCCGGAAGCCCGAGCCACCCTTGGCGATGTAGTCGTTGGTGGCGATGCGGTAGGTGCCGTTGGGATCCAGCGGCTTGCCGTTGATCTGGACGCCGGTGGCGGGGTGCGCCCAGCAGCGCGAGCCGTCCAGGTCCTCCAGGCACTGCCACGGGGCGTGGCCCTCTCGGCCATCCTTGGGGCAGTACTTCTCCACGCCGCCGTCGTTGGGATCGCAGGCGATGCGCAGATCATTGAGCTGCACCTGGGCGCAGTCCATGGTGAAGCGCGCGCCGGAGATCTGCGCCTGGCTGACGCAGCCGCGCTCGGCGGAGCGCTCGGCCACGAAGTCGAACATCTCCTGCATCTCCACGCCGGACAGGTACATGATGTTGATCGTGTTCTCGAAGGGGAACACGTTGAACATGGCCTCCTGCGTCACCACGCCCGCGTAGAGGTTGTCGCGGATGCCCAGCGAGTTGGTGATGGCCATCTCCGCCTCCACGCGGCGGCGCTTGCGCATGGAGTCCGCCGCGATGTTGCCCAGCGGCGAGTCTCCACCGGTGGAGTTGTTGCGGCGGGCCACGTCCCGGGGCGCGTAGGAGAAGATGGACGTCAGCTGCAGGCTGGAGTCCATGGCGAGGATGTACTTCTGCAGCAGATCCGTGGTGCGCCGATCCTCCTGCTCACGGCACGCCTCGATGGCCGCGCGCACGTTGGGCTGGATGGCGAACTGACCCGGATCCCAGAAGTTCTGCGCGTAGTAGGCGCGCATGGCGTCGTCACACCAGAGCGAGTCCAGCGGGAAGGCGCGGTAGTCGTGGCTGACGAGCTCGGCGCCGTCCACGCTGTCCTCCGAGGGCACCTTCACCACCATGTCCAGGCGGCCCACGTACTTGGCGAACGCGCCGGAGTGCACCAGGAGCACCTTGCGGCCGCTCGGGTCCGTGATGTTCTGCGGCGGGTTGAGCACCACGTGCAGGTGGCCGCCGAGGATCACGTCGATGCCGGACACGCCGGGGATCTGCACGCGCACCACGGACTTGGGGTTGCCCTCCTCGCCGGACCACTCGAGGATCTTCCACGGGTTGTTCTCACGGTCGATGAAGGGCTTGGCGCGCTCATACTCGTAGTAGGCCTCGTAGCCGAGCACCACCTGCTGGTCCTCGGTGAGGCCCAGGTGGCTGACGATGACGATGAGATCCGTCACCGGGCGCAGCAGGTCCACGTAGGCGCGCGCCGCCTCGTTCTGCTCCAGCGGGGTGGTCTGCAGGGAGTTGCCGCCCTCCACGATCGAGTTGAGCGAGGAGAGGTTGGCCATGCCGATGATGCCCACCCGCAGGCCCTTCACCATGCGGATGGTGTACGGAGCGGACACCTGGGCGGCACCGTTGTTACTCTCGGTGTCAGTGGGCACGTCCCAGTAGTAGTTGGCCGCCAGCAGCGGGAAGGTGGCGAAGTCCCGAGCCTTCTGCACGAAGTTTTGCGCGCCCGCGTCGAACTCGTGGTTGCCGATCACCGCGGCGTCCAGCCGCAGGTTCGACAGGAAGCGGAACTCCACCTCCCCCAGGTTCTGGTTGAAGATGGGAGCGCCCTGAAAGCAGTCGCCCGAGTCCAGGTGCAGCACGCGATCGCCCCGGTTGCGCTCGCGCTTGACGACCGCGGCAATGCGCGTGGCGCCTCCGAACGGGCCGGCCTCGGGGATCAGCCCCAGGTCCGTGTCCGTCTTGAGCGGCGCGAAGTCATACGGGATGAGCCGCGAGTGGATGTCCGCAGTATGAAGGAGGGTGAGGCGGACTTCCTGTCCGGCGAGGTTGTACTCCTCGCCATCCAGAACTGGCATGCACGAGGCGAAGACCAGAGCGCAGAGGGGGCCGATCAGGGCACGACTCATCAGGTGGTTCCGGGGGGCTTGCGTGAAGGGGACTCAGCGGGAGACGCCGCAAGGTACGAGATCAGGGAATCACGGGCAAGCGACCCGGGAGCCCCGAAATAATCCACCAGGGAGGCAGGCATGTCGGGCAAGCAGACAACCGTGACGGATATCGAGATCATCGAGGATTTCTCGGCTACCGCCCGCTGTGACGAGGGGTTCTTGAGGCTCCGGAGGCTCCGGTGCCAGAACCGGCGGGAGGATGGATCCGTCTCGCCGGTGTATCGGGTGGACGTGGTGGATAGGCCCCGGCTGGACGCCGTGGCGGTGCTCGTCTACCGCCGCAGTGCGTCGGGCCTCGAGGTGCTCACCCGGAAGAACCTCCGGCCCGCCGCGTACTTCCGCAAGGGCAAGGAGATGGTGGTGCCGGATCCGGTGAGCTACCTGCTCGTGGAGGAGCTCGTCGCCGGCGTCATGGAACTGGAGGACAAGGGCGAGGAGGGGGTGCGGCGCCGGGCGGTGGAGGAGGTGCGCGAGGAGGCCGGCTATGAGGTGAAGCCCGAGGAGATCCGCTTGCTCGGTGGGGGCTTCTTCGTGGCGCCGGGCATCCTGTCGGAGAAGGTGTTCCCCACGGCGGTGGACGTGACGGGCAAGGAGGCCCATGAGCCGGAAGGGGATGGCTCTCCTTTAGAGGAGGGGACGCGGCTGCAGTGGCGCCCGCTGCCCGAGGTGCTCGCCGCTTGCCGCCGGGGGGAGGTGCCGGATGCGAAGCTGGAGATCTCCATCACCCGCCTGCTGGCCGAGCAGCCATAGCTCACCGCCCGGGTTGGCCGCCAGGATGGGACCGGATAGGGTGCGCGAGCCGTTTCCGTTCCGCTCCGCCGAGGTCCTTCCGCATGTCGTCGATGCCCGCGTGGCTGCAACAGTTGTTGCCGATCTTGATCCTGCTGGCAGCGATCTCCCTGGTGATCGCGCGCCTGCCCAAGGTCGAGCTCGGGCACACGGAGGCCTTCAAGCGCCGCCGCTTCCTCAACTGGTTCCCGCTGGGCATGACGTACGCGTTCCTCTACATGGGGCGCTACAACCTCAACGAGGCCACCAGCGCGCTGGGCAGCCGCACCTCGAACGCGGACTTCGGCACCATCTTCGCCTGGGGCACGATCGTCTACGGCGTGGCGTTCTTGCTCAACGGCCCGCTGACGGACAGGTGGGGCGGGCGCCGGACGATCTTGATCTCGGCGGCGGGCTCCTCGGTGTGCAACGTGCTGATGGGCCTCGTGGTGCACGCCGTGCTGACGCAGGACTGGCAGCCTCCCGGCGGGCTGGTGGGGACGCTGTCCGTGCTCTACGCGGTGAACATGTACTTCCAGAGCTTTGGCGCGGTCTCCATCGTCAAGGTGAACGCGGCGTGGTTCCACCTGCGCGAGCGCGGGACGCTGGGAGGCGTGTTCGGCATCCTCATCTCGCTGGGCGTCTACTTCGCCTATGACTGGAGCCGGATGATCACCCGTGCGGCTCCGACGTACTGGGTGTTCTTCATCCCCGCGGCCATCCTCGCCGCCTTCGTGGTGCTGGACTTCTTCATCATCCGCGACACGCCGAGCGATACGGGCCACCCGGACTTCGACACCGCGGATGCGTCCTCGGGAGAGACGGGCCCCCGGCTCGGGGCATTCGAGGTGCTGGGCAAGATGCTCCGCAACCCCGTCATCATCGTCATCCTGCTGATCGAGTTCTGCAGCGGCTACATGCGCAACGCCATCATGCAGTGGTACCCCAAGCTGGCGAAGGGCATCGGCATGGGCGACAGCTTCGTCGCGTCCAACTGGGGCATGCTGCTGTGCGTGGCCGGCATCACCGGAGGCATGTTCGCCGGCATCATCTCCGACAAGATCTTCGACTCTCGGCGCGGGCCCGTATCGGCGGTGCTC encodes:
- a CDS encoding GspE/PulE family protein, with product MFVLEALVHQGLLTAQQAQEILARESAARARVLKAKAQGGSKEAARYDVSPVELIAAFQVPLSEGRGVLDEDRVTEAAARAAGMPYRKIDPLKLDMALATRTVSRPFAQKHALLPLERTQQGRLVVAVANPFDRELFENLYRLAGLPIEPVLSSKSDILKSITEIYGFKKTLARAADDFATGPSVANFEQLVSLSGTQELDAGDKPVVQAVDYLLRYAFDNRGSDIHIEPKRAQSHVRLRIDGVLHTVYTLPAGVHAPIVSRVKMLSRMDISEKRKPQDGRIKTEREGREVELRVSTLPTAFGEKVVIRIFDPETLVQDIAQLGFEPDEKDSFESWIDQPHGLILVTGPTGSGKTTTLYSALKAVAGPDVNVTTIEDPIEMVWEGFNQVQVQPKVGLDFAGALRHILRQDPDVIMVGEIRDAETAENAIQSALTGHLVLSTLHTNDAIGAVARMKDLEVPAFLLSQSLVGLMAQRLLRRNCVHCVQETTLTPDELTSLMVPIPLLPGGVRLLKGAGCVRCRGTGYFGRTGVFEIVSINAELKDLINRGATHYELVEAARRAGMRTLREAGVRKLAQGLTTFEEVMRMTAV
- a CDS encoding RiPP maturation radical SAM C-methyltransferase encodes the protein MSSESLAASGPQVPVVLVNMPFGPLQTPSMGLSLLKPALKAAGIESHVFYFHLRFAQQFGVSLYTAISGNYSGVTDLTGDWLFSHALYEAKPDDTQRYLSTVMRRRRPDQELGWAELEGYIAELLIARVGISAFVDECVEAILQTGARVVGFTSVYQQNVAALAVAQRLKRRRPELLTVFGGANFEGITGREQFERFPFIDVVFSGESEQRFPWVVERLLRGERLGKLVGVLAREHLAGGPSFPGSGDTMLREMDRLPVPDFSDFFTQWAEARLEGAPKPVVPFETSRGCWWGQKQHCTFCGLNGESMAYRSKSPERALSEFIQVTEAHPGCQVVVVDNILDMKYFKSFIPALGARSNPVDIFYEVKANLTHEQVRLLRAARVMELQPGIESLSDQVLRLMRKGVTGMQNLQLMKWCKEYGINVLWSVLWGFPGEEPGEYARMTELVPLVTHLAPPIAGISILLERFSPNFNEAQARGFKNVRPAPAYSFIYDLPESALHNMAYFFSYEYEDGRNVPSYVQTLNKRIWEWKAEYSTSALYSLDKGDHLRIVDRRKVAPSPSLILQGAERWALLACDAVTSVQALKERYQEQDPLAQGWDPLETVLASLVEAKLVLTDGKHYLGLPVAVTQDPLAAPVPFMDALGEPVPSAA
- a CDS encoding bifunctional metallophosphatase/5'-nucleotidase, whose protein sequence is MSRALIGPLCALVFASCMPVLDGEEYNLAGQEVRLTLLHTADIHSRLIPYDFAPLKTDTDLGLIPEAGPFGGATRIAAVVKRERNRGDRVLHLDSGDCFQGAPIFNQNLGEVEFRFLSNLRLDAAVIGNHEFDAGAQNFVQKARDFATFPLLAANYYWDVPTDTESNNGAAQVSAPYTIRMVKGLRVGIIGMANLSSLNSIVEGGNSLQTTPLEQNEAARAYVDLLRPVTDLIVIVSHLGLTEDQQVVLGYEAYYEYERAKPFIDRENNPWKILEWSGEEGNPKSVVRVQIPGVSGIDVILGGHLHVVLNPPQNITDPSGRKVLLVHSGAFAKYVGRLDMVVKVPSEDSVDGAELVSHDYRAFPLDSLWCDDAMRAYYAQNFWDPGQFAIQPNVRAAIEACREQEDRRTTDLLQKYILAMDSSLQLTSIFSYAPRDVARRNNSTGGDSPLGNIAADSMRKRRRVEAEMAITNSLGIRDNLYAGVVTQEAMFNVFPFENTINIMYLSGVEMQEMFDFVAERSAERGCVSQAQISGARFTMDCAQVQLNDLRIACDPNDGGVEKYCPKDGREGHAPWQCLEDLDGSRCWAHPATGVQINGKPLDPNGTYRIATNDYIAKGGSGFRVLKRNTTRIETGISLRDSLIGYMQGFCTCEDINEGRETSKTGERCGTLINGQWVVDEQTKGFCKTAQEFKNALNTQVGSCTCLQTLGKADAADSCGVTAEQLASTCNVPTGPYTGRCSCRDALAGTNPTCGTITPQLRSYCQNPAAMPIANAVEDARIGRRVK
- a CDS encoding NUDIX hydrolase, with protein sequence MSGKQTTVTDIEIIEDFSATARCDEGFLRLRRLRCQNRREDGSVSPVYRVDVVDRPRLDAVAVLVYRRSASGLEVLTRKNLRPAAYFRKGKEMVVPDPVSYLLVEELVAGVMELEDKGEEGVRRRAVEEVREEAGYEVKPEEIRLLGGGFFVAPGILSEKVFPTAVDVTGKEAHEPEGDGSPLEEGTRLQWRPLPEVLAACRRGEVPDAKLEISITRLLAEQP
- a CDS encoding MFS transporter, giving the protein MSSMPAWLQQLLPILILLAAISLVIARLPKVELGHTEAFKRRRFLNWFPLGMTYAFLYMGRYNLNEATSALGSRTSNADFGTIFAWGTIVYGVAFLLNGPLTDRWGGRRTILISAAGSSVCNVLMGLVVHAVLTQDWQPPGGLVGTLSVLYAVNMYFQSFGAVSIVKVNAAWFHLRERGTLGGVFGILISLGVYFAYDWSRMITRAAPTYWVFFIPAAILAAFVVLDFFIIRDTPSDTGHPDFDTADASSGETGPRLGAFEVLGKMLRNPVIIVILLIEFCSGYMRNAIMQWYPKLAKGIGMGDSFVASNWGMLLCVAGITGGMFAGIISDKIFDSRRGPVSAVLYGGMTLGAVATLFLLNTPLLGWTVIFMSLCVIGVHGMLSGTASMDFGGKKNAGVAVGIIDGAVYAGTAFQSVLLGRLLPSGAAAKDINNWSNWPIALVPLAVAGLVLATRVWNAKPQAKKEAVADPTAPVAAPARRTGTEG